One window of Methanogenium organophilum genomic DNA carries:
- a CDS encoding 5-formyltetrahydrofolate cyclo-ligase → MNPTVSSKEALRQTLRQKRQEIPPEQYAARSREITTSLLKTLKPFETILVYSSKPPEVDTRPLIRSLLNEGKNIIVPIIQREDCSLRLSYIRTADVLVPSTFNVPEPIGNEIPADPADIDVALIPLLGFDDAGNRIGYGAGYYDRFLSKHTQFPTVGVAFAVQRCVQIPHEATDQTLDAVVTEAGITIISKTKFGK, encoded by the coding sequence ATGAATCCAACAGTATCCAGTAAAGAAGCGCTGCGCCAGACACTCCGTCAAAAGAGGCAGGAAATACCACCAGAACAGTATGCAGCACGCAGCAGAGAAATAACAACATCTCTCCTGAAAACCCTGAAGCCCTTTGAGACGATTCTGGTCTACTCCTCAAAACCCCCTGAAGTTGACACCCGGCCCCTCATCAGATCTCTGCTGAATGAAGGGAAAAATATCATTGTCCCAATTATCCAGCGCGAAGACTGCAGCCTCAGGCTCTCATATATCAGAACAGCGGATGTGCTGGTTCCAAGCACATTCAATGTACCGGAGCCCATAGGAAACGAAATCCCCGCAGATCCAGCAGATATTGACGTGGCATTGATCCCGCTTCTCGGATTTGATGATGCCGGAAACCGCATTGGATACGGTGCCGGATACTATGATCGGTTTCTTTCAAAACACACTCAGTTCCCAACCGTGGGCGTCGCCTTCGCTGTACAAAGATGTGTTCAGATTCCCCATGAAGCGACAGACCAGACTCTTGACGCAGTCGTGACAGAAGCGGGGATTACCATCATCTCAAAAACCAAATTTGGCAAATAA
- the aglJ gene encoding S-layer glycoprotein N-glycosyltransferase AglJ, translating to MVIDRSQVCIFIPTLNEEPTIGELISRFREQGYSDIFVMDGNSTDRTAEIAEKAGAEVVLQQSRGKGNAIIESIGYFRRPYILMLDGDMTYLPEDAEQMIEPLFSGCDHVIGNRLEFPEKGALSRLNLFGNKVINDLFRMAHGRYLADILSGYRAFTLESIRQMNLREEGFGIETEISSESIRNQQKITVVPVHYVKRPGTATKLRPFHDGAKIISTLYRLAKRSNPMFYFGMIGGVITILGALTGIYVVFEWLNDIEHLPLTILTALLIMGGIQVFMFGILSDIMLANQQELRREIQSLKNQRPPQ from the coding sequence ATGGTTATCGACCGCAGTCAGGTCTGTATCTTTATTCCGACCCTTAACGAGGAACCGACAATCGGAGAACTCATTTCCCGGTTCAGGGAACAGGGATATTCAGATATTTTTGTCATGGATGGCAACAGTACTGACAGGACTGCAGAGATTGCAGAAAAAGCCGGTGCTGAGGTAGTGCTGCAGCAGTCACGCGGCAAGGGTAACGCCATCATCGAGAGCATAGGATACTTCCGGAGGCCCTATATCCTGATGCTGGACGGGGATATGACCTATCTTCCTGAGGATGCGGAACAGATGATCGAACCCCTCTTTTCAGGATGTGATCATGTCATCGGAAACCGGCTGGAGTTTCCGGAAAAAGGTGCACTGTCACGCCTCAATCTCTTCGGGAATAAGGTAATCAATGATCTCTTCCGGATGGCCCATGGGCGCTACCTGGCAGATATTCTCTCAGGATATCGGGCATTCACCCTTGAAAGTATCCGCCAGATGAACCTCCGGGAAGAGGGATTTGGCATTGAGACCGAAATATCGTCCGAGTCAATCCGCAACCAGCAGAAAATAACGGTAGTCCCGGTTCATTATGTTAAACGGCCGGGCACAGCGACAAAACTCCGGCCGTTCCATGACGGGGCAAAGATCATCTCCACCCTATACCGCCTTGCAAAACGCAGCAACCCGATGTTTTATTTCGGGATGATCGGCGGCGTCATCACCATTCTGGGTGCTCTCACAGGCATCTATGTAGTCTTTGAATGGCTCAACGACATTGAACACCTGCCGTTAACCATCCTTACCGCCCTTCTCATAATGGGAGGAATTCAGGTCTTTATGTTCGGCATCCTGAGTGACATCATGCTTGCAAACCAGCAGGAGCTCAGGAGGGAGATCCAGAGCCTCAAAAATCAGAGGCCGCCGCAATAG
- a CDS encoding anaerobic ribonucleoside-triphosphate reductase activating protein — translation MNANFGGFVPLSTVDWRGRSVCTVFLRGCPVHCHYCHNPELQKGSDPRPVEEILDLIHSSRMLISGVILSGGEPTMQKDALIALAKGCRAMNLKVGVQTNGVFPETLEALIDQSLIDLVHLDIKTRWEHYPKLLKVKPEVTKKVQRSLALCTEAYQSGTLSEFQVVVTLFPGREDDVAYISREAPDVDFVLNQGVSGNMTPLSFNELKGLADKIQRPVRIRTRDDGEVTYKNGQIIIADSIVLTDILQARRNY, via the coding sequence TTGAACGCAAATTTTGGAGGATTTGTTCCGCTTAGTACTGTTGACTGGAGGGGACGTTCGGTCTGCACCGTGTTTCTGCGAGGGTGCCCGGTTCATTGCCATTACTGTCATAATCCTGAACTTCAGAAGGGGTCTGATCCCCGTCCCGTTGAAGAGATTCTTGACCTGATTCACTCATCGAGGATGCTTATCTCCGGAGTTATCCTCTCCGGCGGAGAGCCGACGATGCAAAAGGATGCACTGATTGCGCTCGCAAAAGGATGCCGTGCTATGAACCTGAAAGTCGGTGTTCAGACAAATGGCGTGTTTCCTGAAACGCTGGAGGCGCTCATTGATCAGTCTCTCATAGACCTTGTCCATCTGGATATCAAAACCCGGTGGGAACATTATCCCAAACTGCTGAAGGTGAAACCAGAGGTGACCAAAAAGGTGCAGCGCTCGCTTGCCCTTTGCACAGAAGCATACCAGTCGGGTACACTCTCTGAGTTTCAGGTAGTGGTTACCCTCTTCCCGGGACGTGAGGATGATGTGGCTTACATCTCGCGGGAAGCACCTGATGTTGACTTCGTCTTAAATCAGGGTGTTTCCGGGAACATGACCCCCCTGTCATTCAATGAACTGAAAGGCCTTGCAGATAAAATACAGCGCCCTGTCCGGATACGCACGCGCGATGATGGTGAAGTCACCTATAAAAACGGGCAGATCATCATTGCTGATTCCATTGTCTTAACAGACATTCTTCAGGCCCGGCGTAATTACTGA
- a CDS encoding endonuclease III domain-containing protein: protein MTPEEQKAEQIITHLKRSYGTIEWWPGDPEEVMIGAILTQQTRWENVEIALRRLREAGVCSLRGIDEASDCALEHAIFCTGFYRIKRDRLKCLARTVLSNGGIEQLREYSTPRLRAFFLAIKGIGPETADSILCYGFNRPVFVIDAYTHRICACAGISLRGEDLQALFQRMLPEDYRAHRQCHAWFVEYAKKYCIKKRCNECMISNF, encoded by the coding sequence ATGACTCCGGAGGAACAGAAGGCTGAACAGATTATAACCCATTTAAAGAGGTCATATGGTACCATTGAGTGGTGGCCGGGCGATCCTGAAGAAGTGATGATCGGCGCTATACTGACTCAGCAGACACGCTGGGAAAATGTTGAGATCGCACTGAGGCGTCTCCGTGAAGCTGGTGTCTGTTCTCTCAGGGGAATAGATGAGGCTTCTGACTGTGCTCTTGAGCACGCGATTTTTTGTACCGGGTTCTACCGGATAAAGCGCGATCGGCTGAAATGTCTTGCACGTACGGTATTATCCAACGGTGGAATAGAACAATTACGGGAATACTCCACACCGCGTCTGCGCGCCTTTTTTCTTGCAATAAAAGGCATTGGGCCGGAAACTGCGGACAGTATTCTTTGCTACGGGTTTAATCGGCCTGTCTTTGTTATTGACGCTTATACACACCGTATCTGTGCCTGTGCAGGAATATCTCTGAGGGGTGAAGACCTGCAGGCGCTTTTCCAGCGTATGTTGCCTGAGGACTACCGGGCACACCGGCAGTGCCATGCCTGGTTTGTTGAGTATGCAAAAAAATACTGTATCAAAAAGAGGTGTAATGAATGCATGATATCGAATTTCTGA
- a CDS encoding class II aldolase/adducin family protein, whose translation MHDIEFLNIGTRLHQEGLVSSVFGNLSRRVEGGFEITPTGSFLDVPARSVFVSDEGIAGTGASSEYRVHLQVYRRTDAAAIVHAHPPYSVALSLSRDTIIPADSEGKMLLPTIPVVDGEPGTDLLAENIGAALVSAPLVVARGHGTFARADTLVKGYILTAAAEHAARILSIAAASDF comes from the coding sequence ATGCATGATATCGAATTTCTGAATATTGGGACGCGACTTCATCAGGAAGGACTGGTGTCGTCGGTATTTGGCAATCTCTCCCGGCGCGTGGAGGGTGGGTTTGAAATTACGCCGACAGGTTCGTTTCTGGATGTACCTGCCCGGTCGGTATTTGTCTCGGATGAGGGAATTGCAGGTACAGGCGCATCCAGTGAATATCGTGTCCACCTGCAGGTGTACAGGCGAACGGATGCAGCAGCCATTGTACATGCACACCCCCCGTATTCTGTTGCGCTTTCCCTCTCCCGTGATACTATCATTCCCGCAGACAGTGAAGGAAAGATGCTCTTACCTACCATTCCTGTTGTAGATGGGGAGCCGGGTACGGATCTTCTTGCAGAAAATATCGGGGCCGCTCTTGTCTCCGCACCCCTTGTTGTCGCACGGGGTCACGGAACCTTTGCGCGTGCGGATACCCTTGTGAAAGGATATATACTGACTGCTGCAGCTGAGCATGCCGCCCGAATACTGTCTATTGCGGCGGCCTCTGATTTTTGA
- a CDS encoding sugar phosphate isomerase/epimerase family protein, translating to MTLPLYFASSSKVWSSPEWVYGIEECGYDGWEISADGNYRLDNPEAFAKITEIIETTSLGISVHAPFTDLNIGSLNDPIYRESIRQMQLCVTKAADITDVVTIHPGYVSPHGRLVPQKVWNLHKEALREIGATGIDTGVQVCLENMPKIPDFLCMEAEEHFGMIEGVEGIYATVDLGHANTTGQVKTYLGRIGTATHMHIHDNHGSSDEHLALGAGTIDWDDAGRRISAAYHGICVVEGRNLDEAAISRDVFRRCF from the coding sequence ATGACACTTCCGCTCTATTTTGCCTCATCATCCAAGGTGTGGTCCTCTCCTGAATGGGTATACGGTATCGAAGAGTGCGGGTATGATGGCTGGGAAATTTCCGCTGACGGCAATTACCGGCTGGATAATCCTGAAGCGTTTGCGAAAATAACTGAGATTATTGAAACCACGAGCCTTGGCATCAGCGTGCATGCACCATTTACTGATCTCAATATCGGGTCGCTGAATGATCCCATCTACCGGGAATCCATCCGCCAGATGCAGCTCTGTGTGACAAAGGCTGCAGATATCACAGATGTTGTGACGATTCATCCCGGCTATGTATCTCCCCACGGACGTCTTGTGCCGCAGAAGGTCTGGAATCTTCACAAGGAGGCGCTCCGGGAAATCGGAGCAACGGGTATTGATACCGGCGTGCAGGTATGTCTCGAAAATATGCCCAAAATCCCAGATTTCCTCTGTATGGAAGCAGAGGAACACTTTGGGATGATTGAGGGGGTAGAGGGAATATATGCAACCGTGGATCTTGGCCACGCGAACACTACCGGTCAGGTTAAGACGTACCTTGGCCGCATTGGAACAGCGACGCATATGCATATTCATGACAACCATGGCAGTTCTGACGAGCATCTTGCTCTTGGGGCAGGCACCATTGACTGGGATGATGCCGGCCGCCGTATCAGCGCCGCCTACCATGGTATCTGTGTCGTTGAAGGGCGGAATCTGGACGAAGCCGCGATAAGCAGGGATGTATTCCGGAGGTGTTTCTGA
- a CDS encoding helix-turn-helix transcriptional regulator, translating to MKDLAERALREIQSHPEGVLQSELWKLLDIDSRKCSRVVKGLLDDDKVERIEYRREGQRTYLLKAKKPAVDPALLLAGGELLPCICCEEECEVLTCPLLLDWMYQLAIEEYEEK from the coding sequence ATGAAAGACCTTGCCGAAAGAGCACTCAGGGAAATACAATCGCATCCAGAGGGGGTTCTTCAGAGTGAACTCTGGAAACTGCTTGACATTGACAGCAGAAAATGCTCACGTGTCGTAAAAGGACTCCTTGACGACGATAAAGTTGAACGAATTGAGTATCGAAGGGAGGGACAAAGAACCTACCTCCTGAAGGCAAAGAAACCTGCAGTAGACCCGGCGCTTCTGCTTGCCGGAGGAGAACTTCTCCCCTGTATCTGCTGTGAAGAAGAGTGCGAAGTGCTGACGTGCCCCCTGCTCCTCGACTGGATGTATCAACTTGCCATCGAAGAGTATGAGGAAAAATAG
- a CDS encoding type I 3-dehydroquinate dehydratase, protein MKTVVALTDPEDIDAAADSGADYIELRIDLFCAEPAALCERDDVPFIVTLRSSAEGGKFSGTPTEWWEIIEPWCSYATYIDIEQQFSEYAHEVRERGPRVIASLHLPDTPDTPTLRSHEQALRAYGDIPKIITTPHSKEELLRLLSFTAAASGPLCAGTMGPELRFGRVLAGLFGSEMVYCHFGTPTAEGQYHIKEMREIMHLLE, encoded by the coding sequence ATGAAGACGGTTGTAGCCCTGACGGATCCGGAAGATATAGATGCAGCGGCCGATTCCGGAGCAGATTATATTGAACTGCGCATCGATCTCTTTTGCGCAGAACCGGCGGCACTCTGCGAAAGGGATGATGTGCCGTTTATTGTAACACTGAGGAGTAGTGCCGAGGGCGGAAAATTCTCCGGAACCCCGACAGAATGGTGGGAAATTATTGAACCGTGGTGTTCATATGCCACATATATCGACATCGAACAGCAGTTCTCAGAATATGCACACGAGGTCAGAGAACGCGGGCCGCGTGTCATCGCATCCCTTCATCTGCCGGACACACCCGATACCCCCACCCTGCGTTCCCATGAGCAGGCACTCAGAGCATACGGGGACATCCCAAAGATCATCACCACACCCCATTCCAAAGAGGAGCTCCTGCGCCTTCTGAGTTTCACCGCCGCTGCTTCAGGCCCTCTCTGTGCCGGGACAATGGGCCCGGAACTAAGGTTTGGCAGGGTTCTGGCAGGCCTCTTTGGGTCTGAAATGGTATACTGCCACTTTGGGACGCCAACAGCAGAGGGGCAATACCATATCAAAGAAATGCGAGAGATCATGCATCTCCTTGAATAA
- a CDS encoding thioredoxin family protein: MAKPVLMDFFAVWCGPCKLQTPELEKLKEMMGDAVEIKKIDVDDNLELAQKYGIMVVPTLVIEKDGEIKERLEGVTPADTLKRMLEPLTE, encoded by the coding sequence ATGGCAAAACCAGTATTGATGGACTTTTTCGCAGTATGGTGCGGACCCTGTAAGCTTCAGACTCCCGAACTTGAAAAACTCAAAGAGATGATGGGAGATGCAGTCGAAATAAAAAAAATCGATGTGGACGACAATCTCGAACTTGCACAGAAGTATGGTATTATGGTTGTGCCGACGCTGGTGATTGAGAAGGACGGGGAGATTAAGGAGCGTCTGGAAGGAGTTACTCCGGCCGATACGCTTAAACGCATGCTCGAACCCCTGACAGAATAG
- a CDS encoding archaellin/type IV pilin N-terminal domain-containing protein, whose translation MKEENERATSQVTATLLLVAITVIIAIILLQSFSIPDFNWGYSEPPVIFKITSISSSSPTYESQVFLRNIAKQDYQNQELSADIYCNDKLLPCTIETLNTHDFISTAHYGVKNLKGTGGSSETWNYNQLLRIDLSDGFIHPGDTITVDIIEIATDTVISRDSMEA comes from the coding sequence GTGAAAGAGGAGAATGAACGAGCGACATCACAGGTGACTGCAACCCTTTTGCTTGTGGCAATCACCGTAATTATCGCGATAATTCTCCTGCAGTCTTTTTCCATCCCCGACTTTAACTGGGGATACTCAGAACCGCCGGTTATATTCAAAATCACCTCAATCAGCTCCTCATCACCGACATATGAAAGTCAGGTATTCCTGAGGAATATTGCAAAACAGGATTATCAAAATCAGGAACTCTCAGCAGATATCTATTGCAATGACAAACTGCTCCCCTGCACCATTGAAACCCTGAATACCCATGATTTCATCTCTACTGCCCATTATGGAGTGAAAAATCTTAAAGGGACGGGAGGGTCCAGTGAAACATGGAATTATAATCAATTGCTTCGAATCGACCTTTCAGATGGTTTCATTCACCCAGGGGATACCATAACAGTCGACATTATTGAAATCGCAACAGACACCGTAATATCACGGGATTCCATGGAAGCATAA
- a CDS encoding class 1 fructose-bisphosphatase, giving the protein MKTLRHYLDETACEEPLKDLIELIAYQSIPIRDAFIDNQTYADTENVYGEEQAALDKWADQHIISVLGESGFVKAIASEEQADIVRFPDAYGDYSVVMDPLDGSSLIQVNLAVGTIIGIYRGGDPLQKGEDLAVAMYMLYGPMTVLALTVGDGVFTFAMNSEGIFVLLKEDIQMPEGKLFGSGGLRNEWLPGHQDFISLCEQSGGKLRYSGSFVADFHQILTYGGVYCYPAVVGKPEGKLRLVFEGNPIGFIAKQAGGAISDGTQDLLTILPEKPDHRTPIYVGSRKIIESAESCMKQ; this is encoded by the coding sequence ATGAAGACCCTGCGGCACTATCTCGATGAAACAGCATGTGAAGAACCGCTCAAAGACCTCATTGAGCTCATCGCATACCAGTCCATTCCTATCCGGGATGCATTCATTGACAACCAGACATATGCCGATACAGAGAATGTCTATGGAGAAGAGCAGGCAGCCCTTGACAAATGGGCAGACCAGCATATCATCTCTGTTCTTGGGGAATCCGGATTTGTAAAAGCAATCGCTTCAGAAGAACAGGCAGACATTGTCCGGTTTCCCGATGCATATGGCGATTACTCAGTGGTGATGGACCCGCTTGACGGATCATCCCTGATTCAGGTCAATCTCGCAGTTGGCACCATAATCGGCATATACCGCGGCGGGGACCCCCTGCAGAAGGGAGAGGATCTTGCCGTTGCTATGTATATGCTCTACGGGCCAATGACAGTGCTGGCACTCACGGTCGGAGATGGCGTATTCACCTTTGCCATGAATTCCGAAGGGATTTTTGTACTCCTGAAAGAGGACATTCAGATGCCTGAGGGAAAGCTCTTCGGAAGCGGCGGCCTCCGGAATGAATGGCTTCCGGGACATCAGGATTTCATCAGCCTCTGCGAACAAAGCGGCGGGAAACTGAGATATTCCGGATCCTTTGTCGCTGATTTCCACCAGATACTGACATACGGCGGAGTATACTGCTACCCGGCAGTCGTAGGGAAACCCGAAGGAAAACTGAGACTGGTCTTTGAAGGGAACCCGATCGGCTTCATTGCAAAACAGGCAGGTGGGGCAATCAGCGATGGCACGCAGGACCTCCTTACGATTTTGCCGGAAAAACCGGATCACCGTACACCGATTTATGTCGGAAGCAGAAAAATCATTGAATCAGCAGAATCATGTATGAAACAATAA
- a CDS encoding LSM domain-containing protein, whose protein sequence is MVNSIVLPIKKVFALVDSQISVEIKDDERVLQGRLVAVDEHLNIQMDQTSEFTNGQRGRTLGTVVIRGSNILTIAPIL, encoded by the coding sequence ATGGTAAACAGTATTGTCCTCCCGATCAAAAAAGTATTCGCTCTGGTAGATTCTCAGATTTCTGTGGAAATTAAAGACGATGAGCGGGTGCTTCAGGGGCGGCTTGTCGCAGTTGACGAGCACCTCAATATCCAGATGGATCAGACAAGCGAATTTACAAATGGCCAGAGAGGACGGACACTTGGAACTGTTGTAATCAGGGGAAGCAACATCCTGACAATCGCACCAATTCTCTGA
- a CDS encoding CDC48 family AAA ATPase, with product MTSYSPIEVTVKEAAHEDAGRGIARISTDIMNTLGLRSGDVIEICGREKAAAIIWPGYPEDRGRAIIRVDGNIRTNARIGIDEKVTIRKAEVNEAKKVVIQPTHPVRLSGFEQSFARMIAGRPVVEGQQFRVALLGTTLTFVITKLSPKGVGIVTQNTEVELKEEPYSPKEGKKAQDLPDIHYEDIGGLGRELDQVREMIELPLRHPEIFDRLGIEPPKGVLLYGPPGTGKTLIAKAVANEVDAHFITLSGPEIMSKYYGESEGKLREVFEEAQENAPTIIFIDEIDSIAPKRAETKGEVEQRIVAQLLALMDGLKGRGEVIVIAATNLPDNIDPALRRGGRFDREIEIGIPDRKGRLEIFQVHSRGVPLDLESVSLTTDEEHVTEGEGVTDEERRRKKFLEPYAAATHGFVGADIALLVKEAAMHALRKTMEGIQMDKEIPLEILETLRVTEDDFKAALTNVEPSAMREVMVEIPEVTWDDVGGLEDIKTELTEAVEWPLKYPEIFERLDTRPPSGILLFGPPGTGKTLLAKAVANESECNFISIKGPELLSKWVGESEKGIRDIFRKARQAAPSIIFFDEIDSLLPKRGSYEGSSHVTEGVVSQILTELDGLEELNNVTILGATNRPDMLDDAMMRPGRFDRVVYVPPPDRESRRKIFAVYLNDDESVLAGDVDIGALVDATEGYVGADIEALIREAKLGAMREFITAMAGKADHERSDALANVRVTKKHFDTAMKKVKATLDREAIEKNERLAWGFLYNEEERSLLEKAGSVLTRAGFGHQDNKAVQNARKALRESTFGKKKKDFPAIKEQTEGLEALLES from the coding sequence ATGACATCATATTCACCTATAGAAGTTACCGTAAAAGAGGCCGCACATGAGGATGCAGGACGTGGCATTGCCCGTATCAGTACAGACATAATGAACACCCTCGGGTTGCGAAGCGGTGATGTGATTGAAATTTGCGGACGCGAGAAGGCAGCAGCCATCATATGGCCGGGATATCCTGAAGACCGGGGAAGGGCGATTATCCGCGTCGATGGCAATATCCGGACCAACGCCCGGATAGGCATTGATGAGAAGGTTACCATCCGGAAGGCCGAGGTGAACGAGGCAAAGAAGGTGGTCATTCAGCCGACACATCCGGTTCGTCTCAGCGGATTCGAACAGTCGTTTGCCCGGATGATTGCAGGGCGCCCGGTTGTTGAAGGGCAGCAGTTCCGTGTCGCTCTTCTGGGCACAACGCTCACCTTTGTCATCACAAAACTCTCCCCGAAGGGCGTGGGCATTGTCACCCAGAACACAGAAGTAGAACTTAAAGAAGAGCCATACAGCCCAAAGGAAGGAAAAAAGGCACAGGATTTGCCTGATATCCACTACGAGGACATCGGTGGTCTCGGGCGGGAGCTCGATCAGGTCCGTGAGATGATTGAGCTTCCGCTTCGTCACCCTGAGATCTTTGACCGTCTGGGAATTGAGCCGCCCAAGGGAGTGCTCCTGTACGGCCCGCCGGGCACCGGTAAGACACTGATTGCAAAGGCGGTTGCAAACGAGGTGGATGCACACTTCATCACCCTCTCAGGCCCGGAGATCATGAGCAAGTACTACGGGGAGTCCGAGGGAAAACTCCGGGAGGTCTTTGAGGAGGCACAGGAGAATGCACCGACCATCATCTTCATCGATGAAATCGATTCCATTGCCCCAAAGCGCGCAGAGACAAAGGGTGAGGTAGAACAGCGGATCGTTGCCCAGCTCCTCGCACTCATGGACGGGCTGAAGGGACGCGGCGAGGTCATTGTGATTGCCGCGACAAACCTGCCGGACAATATTGACCCTGCACTCAGGCGCGGAGGCCGGTTTGACCGCGAGATTGAGATCGGAATCCCCGATAGAAAGGGACGTCTGGAGATCTTTCAGGTTCACAGCCGGGGTGTTCCCCTTGACCTGGAGTCAGTCTCCCTGACGACGGATGAGGAACATGTCACAGAAGGTGAAGGTGTAACGGATGAGGAACGCCGAAGGAAGAAGTTCCTTGAGCCCTATGCGGCAGCCACCCACGGATTTGTCGGTGCAGACATCGCACTGCTTGTGAAGGAGGCCGCCATGCATGCACTGCGCAAGACAATGGAAGGCATCCAGATGGATAAGGAAATCCCGCTTGAGATCCTCGAAACACTGCGGGTAACTGAAGACGACTTTAAGGCAGCCCTCACCAATGTCGAACCGTCTGCCATGCGTGAAGTCATGGTAGAAATTCCGGAGGTCACATGGGATGATGTGGGCGGCCTTGAGGATATCAAGACCGAACTGACTGAAGCGGTAGAATGGCCACTGAAGTACCCGGAGATATTTGAACGCCTCGACACACGACCGCCATCCGGCATCCTCCTCTTCGGTCCGCCGGGCACTGGCAAGACACTGCTCGCCAAGGCAGTCGCAAATGAGAGTGAATGCAACTTCATCTCCATAAAAGGCCCAGAGCTCCTCTCAAAGTGGGTCGGTGAATCAGAAAAGGGAATACGTGACATCTTCCGGAAGGCACGCCAGGCAGCGCCATCAATCATCTTCTTCGATGAGATTGATTCCCTGCTCCCAAAGCGCGGCAGCTACGAAGGTTCGTCCCATGTTACCGAGGGTGTGGTCAGCCAGATCCTGACCGAACTTGACGGACTCGAAGAGCTCAACAACGTCACCATCCTCGGCGCGACAAACCGACCGGATATGCTTGACGACGCGATGATGCGCCCCGGAAGGTTTGACCGTGTCGTCTATGTCCCCCCGCCCGACAGGGAATCACGCAGGAAGATCTTTGCCGTGTACCTCAACGATGATGAATCAGTCCTTGCAGGGGATGTTGACATCGGGGCATTGGTCGATGCAACAGAAGGGTATGTCGGTGCAGATATCGAAGCGCTGATCAGGGAGGCAAAACTCGGTGCAATGCGGGAGTTCATTACTGCCATGGCAGGAAAGGCCGACCATGAACGCAGCGATGCTCTCGCGAATGTCCGGGTGACAAAGAAGCATTTCGATACGGCGATGAAGAAAGTCAAGGCAACCCTTGACAGGGAAGCTATCGAAAAGAACGAACGGCTTGCATGGGGCTTCCTCTACAATGAGGAGGAACGCTCTCTCCTTGAGAAGGCAGGATCTGTCCTCACCCGGGCAGGGTTCGGCCATCAGGACAATAAAGCTGTGCAGAATGCCCGAAAAGCGCTCAGAGAATCAACATTTGGGAAGAAGAAAAAGGATTTCCCGGCAATAAAGGAACAAACAGAGGGCCTTGAGGCCCTTCTGGAATCCTGA
- a CDS encoding AAA family ATPase — protein MRVIGVVGLPGSGKGEFSRIAEEMDIPVFVMGDSIREYVRTSGKTLSDLSMGEASAQLRAKMGRDAIAQLTIPRVEACEAEVAVIDGIRSEAEVVLFRNHFSDFFLVGVACPSAIRLERIFGRGREDDVSSADELNARDERERGWGLDAALAMADVTVTNDGSMVEYENAVRALLRKCLEEGA, from the coding sequence ATGAGAGTTATCGGAGTTGTCGGCCTTCCCGGAAGTGGGAAAGGCGAATTTTCACGCATCGCAGAAGAAATGGATATCCCGGTTTTTGTGATGGGTGATTCAATACGTGAGTATGTACGTACGTCAGGGAAAACCCTGTCAGACCTTTCGATGGGTGAGGCGTCTGCGCAGCTGAGAGCAAAGATGGGTCGCGATGCAATTGCACAGCTTACTATTCCACGAGTTGAGGCGTGTGAGGCAGAGGTTGCCGTTATTGACGGAATCCGCAGTGAGGCAGAGGTTGTCCTTTTCAGAAATCATTTCTCGGATTTTTTCCTCGTGGGTGTTGCATGCCCGTCTGCAATACGGCTGGAACGGATATTCGGGCGTGGGCGTGAGGATGATGTTTCCTCTGCCGATGAATTAAACGCCCGTGACGAGCGTGAACGCGGCTGGGGACTGGATGCAGCGCTTGCGATGGCGGATGTGACGGTCACAAATGATGGAAGTATGGTGGAGTACGAGAATGCGGTCCGGGCACTGCTTCGCAAGTGTCTGGAGGAAGGTGCATGA